In Polaribacter sp. L3A8, a genomic segment contains:
- a CDS encoding class I SAM-dependent methyltransferase, translating to MNNRINFFKESLKNLKTLGTVTPSSRFLAARMLKGIDFSKVEVLVELGPGSGAITKLILEKLPENAILICFEINENFYNQLSQIKNKQLIVIKSSAEKIEEELKKLNFNKTNHIISSLPLTIIPEEITNEILEKSFLVLEDKGTFIQFQYSLTYFKKLKTVFNQSISLGFEPLNFPPAFVYHCKKVG from the coding sequence TTGAATAACAGAATAAATTTTTTTAAAGAGTCTCTTAAAAACCTAAAAACATTAGGTACCGTAACTCCGAGTTCTCGGTTTTTGGCAGCAAGAATGTTAAAAGGAATCGATTTTTCTAAAGTAGAAGTTTTGGTAGAACTTGGACCAGGAAGTGGAGCAATAACCAAACTGATTTTAGAAAAATTACCAGAAAATGCTATCTTAATTTGTTTTGAGATTAATGAGAACTTTTACAATCAACTATCACAAATCAAAAACAAACAATTGATTGTTATTAAGTCTTCCGCAGAAAAAATTGAAGAAGAATTAAAGAAATTAAATTTTAATAAAACCAATCACATCATATCTAGTTTACCGTTAACGATAATTCCAGAAGAAATTACGAATGAAATTTTAGAGAAATCATTTCTTGTCTTAGAAGATAAAGGGACCTTTATTCAGTTTCAGTATAGTTTAACCTATTTTAAAAAACTTAAAACGGTGTTTAATCAATCGATCTCTTTAGGTTTTGAGCCTTTAAACTTTCCTCCAGCTTTTGTTTATCATTGTAAAAAAGTAGGTTAG
- a CDS encoding glycine--tRNA ligase: MAKQEDQFKKVLSHAKEYGYVFQSSEIYDGLSAVYDYAQNGVELKKNIRDYWWKAMVQMHENIVGIDASILMHPTTWKASGHVDAFNDPLIDNKDSKKRYRADVLIEEYCAKIEGKINKEVAKAEKRFGESFNKEEFVATNGRVLGYQEKINTILARMGASLEKEDLADVKLLIEELEIADPLTGSRNWTDVKQFNLMFGTKLGASAETAMDLYLRPETAQGIFVNFLNVQKTGRMKIPFGIAQTGKAFRNEIVARQFIFRMREFEQMEMQFFVKPGTQKEWYDAWKETRLKWHLSLGMGAENYRFHDHDKLAHYADAAADIEFNFPFGFKELEGIHSRTDFDLKAHEEFSGKKLQYFDHEENKSYTPYVVETSIGLDRMFLAVFSHSLQEEALENGTTRTVLKLPAVLAPFKAAIFPLVKKDGLPEVAREIMDDLKWDFNVFYDEKDAVGKRYRRQDAAGTPFCITVDHETLEDKCVTIRHRDTMEQKRVAIADLKEIIKAEVAVKTWLQKM; the protein is encoded by the coding sequence ATGGCAAAACAAGAAGATCAATTTAAAAAAGTTTTATCGCACGCTAAAGAATACGGTTATGTTTTTCAGTCTTCTGAAATTTATGATGGTTTAAGTGCGGTTTACGATTATGCTCAAAACGGAGTTGAGCTAAAGAAAAATATTAGAGATTACTGGTGGAAAGCAATGGTGCAAATGCACGAAAACATTGTGGGTATAGATGCTTCTATTTTAATGCACCCAACAACTTGGAAAGCTTCTGGGCATGTTGATGCTTTTAACGATCCTTTAATTGACAATAAAGATTCTAAAAAACGTTACAGAGCAGATGTTTTAATTGAAGAGTATTGTGCTAAAATTGAAGGAAAAATAAATAAAGAAGTTGCTAAAGCAGAAAAACGTTTTGGTGAAAGCTTTAATAAAGAAGAATTTGTTGCAACCAACGGACGTGTTCTTGGTTATCAAGAAAAAATAAATACAATTTTAGCAAGAATGGGTGCGTCTTTAGAAAAAGAAGACTTAGCCGATGTAAAGTTATTAATTGAAGAATTAGAAATTGCAGATCCTTTAACAGGTTCTAGAAATTGGACGGATGTAAAACAGTTTAATTTAATGTTTGGTACCAAATTAGGTGCTTCTGCAGAAACTGCAATGGATTTATATTTAAGACCAGAAACAGCTCAAGGAATTTTTGTAAATTTCTTAAACGTGCAAAAAACCGGAAGAATGAAAATTCCTTTTGGTATTGCACAAACGGGTAAAGCGTTTAGAAACGAAATTGTTGCAAGACAATTTATTTTTAGAATGCGTGAGTTTGAACAAATGGAAATGCAATTTTTTGTAAAACCAGGAACTCAAAAAGAATGGTATGATGCTTGGAAAGAAACGCGTTTAAAATGGCATTTATCTTTAGGAATGGGCGCAGAGAACTACCGTTTTCATGATCATGATAAATTAGCACATTACGCAGATGCAGCAGCAGATATTGAGTTTAACTTCCCATTCGGGTTTAAAGAATTAGAAGGAATTCATTCTCGTACAGATTTCGATTTAAAAGCGCATGAAGAATTTTCTGGAAAGAAATTACAGTATTTCGATCATGAAGAAAATAAAAGTTACACACCTTATGTAGTGGAAACTTCTATTGGTTTAGATAGAATGTTTTTAGCTGTCTTTTCTCATTCATTACAAGAAGAAGCCTTAGAAAACGGAACTACAAGAACTGTTTTAAAATTACCAGCAGTTTTAGCACCTTTTAAAGCGGCTATTTTTCCTTTAGTTAAAAAGGATGGTTTGCCAGAAGTAGCTCGTGAAATTATGGATGATTTAAAATGGGATTTTAACGTTTTTTACGACGAAAAAGATGCCGTTGGTAAACGTTACAGACGTCAGGATGCAGCAGGAACACCATTTTGTATTACTGTAGATCATGAGACTTTAGAAGATAAATGTGTTACTATAAGACATAGAGATACAATGGAGCAGAAAAGAGTTGCTATTGCAGATTTAAAAGAAATTATAAAAGCAGAAGTAGCTGTTAAAACTTGGTTACAGAAAATGTAA
- a CDS encoding cation transporter — translation MKTKKILFSFAIACFVLIGCKSEVKKEVLPVDKQNVSLAISGMTCQIGCAKIIQSKLSKKEGVIDAKVIFTDSIANIAFDANTTSKEDLVAFVSGIAGGELYKASIAPEKVAHTCTETCKDTCQNKTTISETEKACCSVDEDGTTFCKEDCKMACCADKKAA, via the coding sequence ATGAAGACTAAAAAAATATTATTTTCTTTTGCAATTGCTTGTTTTGTTTTAATAGGCTGTAAAAGTGAAGTTAAAAAAGAAGTGTTACCTGTTGATAAACAAAATGTTTCTTTAGCAATTTCTGGTATGACTTGCCAAATTGGTTGTGCAAAAATTATTCAATCTAAATTATCTAAAAAAGAAGGTGTTATAGATGCTAAAGTAATTTTTACAGATAGTATTGCCAACATTGCATTTGATGCAAATACAACATCTAAAGAAGATTTAGTTGCTTTTGTTAGCGGAATTGCTGGCGGAGAACTTTATAAAGCTTCTATTGCTCCTGAAAAAGTAGCACATACTTGTACGGAAACCTGTAAAGATACTTGCCAAAATAAAACAACTATTTCAGAAACAGAAAAAGCATGTTGCTCTGTAGATGAAGACGGAACAACCTTTTGTAAAGAAGACTGTAAAATGGCTTGTTGTGCTGATAAAAAAGCGGCATAG
- a CDS encoding DMT family transporter, producing the protein MNNQQKKWFYLIILSIVWGSSFILMKKALLGVTPVQLGALRMIFTAVFLLSVAFPSIKKIKKKHWKYIIYTALAGTFIPGFLFAFAITSIDSSIVSILNSFTPFNTLIFGALVFGFAFKKAQLFGILIGLIGTLILILKGADVNSNQNYWYALLVIIASVGYALNANMVKKYLHDLDALAITTGNFLLLIIPAIIVLSFTDFFTTFDVKNEVLMHSLGYLAILSVVGTGVAKTIYNKLVQISDPVFSSSVTYLIPLVAIFWGVLDGEKLSLIQVLGGVIVLLGVYFVNKKK; encoded by the coding sequence ATGAACAATCAACAAAAAAAATGGTTTTATCTTATTATCCTTTCAATAGTTTGGGGTAGTTCTTTTATTTTAATGAAAAAAGCACTTTTAGGTGTAACTCCTGTTCAATTAGGAGCATTAAGAATGATTTTTACAGCTGTTTTTTTACTTTCTGTAGCTTTTCCATCCATCAAGAAAATTAAAAAGAAACATTGGAAATACATTATTTATACAGCACTTGCAGGTACATTTATACCTGGTTTTCTATTTGCTTTTGCAATTACGAGTATCGATAGTTCTATTGTGTCTATTCTAAATTCATTTACCCCTTTTAATACTTTAATTTTTGGAGCTTTAGTTTTTGGTTTTGCGTTTAAGAAAGCACAATTGTTTGGAATTTTAATTGGTTTGATAGGGACTTTAATCTTGATACTAAAAGGTGCCGATGTGAACTCAAATCAGAATTACTGGTATGCTTTATTGGTTATTATTGCTTCTGTAGGTTATGCCCTTAATGCGAATATGGTAAAAAAATATTTACACGATTTAGATGCTTTGGCTATTACAACGGGTAATTTTTTATTATTGATTATTCCTGCAATCATTGTTTTAAGTTTTACAGATTTCTTTACTACGTTTGATGTTAAGAATGAAGTTTTAATGCATTCTTTAGGGTATTTGGCAATTTTATCTGTGGTAGGCACAGGTGTTGCAAAAACTATTTACAATAAATTAGTACAAATTTCAGACCCTGTTTTTTCATCTTCTGTAACGTATTTAATTCCTTTAGTAGCTATTTTCTGGGGAGTGTTAGATGGCGAAAAGTTAAGTTTAATTCAGGTTTTAGGAGGTGTAATTGTGCTTTTGGGAGTTTACTTTGTAAATAAGAAGAAGTAG
- the rplU gene encoding 50S ribosomal protein L21, whose product MYAIVEMAGQQFKVAKDQKVYVHRLQGEVGSKVTFDNVLLLDEKGNVTIGAPAIEGASVTAQILSHLKGDKVIVFKKKRRKGYIKKNGHRQFLSEILIESIAASGSKKAAPKATKAAPKKSAKADDLKKIEGAGPKAAEALVGAGLDTFAKVAKADPAKLSEILTEASSRLSHIVTTTWPKQAGLAAEGKWDELKELQDRLDGGIEK is encoded by the coding sequence ATGTACGCAATCGTAGAGATGGCAGGGCAGCAGTTTAAAGTTGCAAAAGACCAAAAAGTATACGTTCACCGTTTACAAGGAGAAGTAGGATCAAAAGTTACTTTTGATAACGTTCTTTTACTTGATGAAAAAGGGAATGTAACAATTGGCGCCCCAGCTATAGAAGGAGCTTCAGTAACAGCTCAAATTTTAAGTCACTTAAAAGGTGATAAAGTAATCGTTTTCAAGAAGAAAAGAAGAAAAGGTTATATTAAGAAAAACGGACACAGACAATTTTTAAGCGAGATTCTTATTGAATCTATTGCTGCTTCAGGTAGTAAAAAAGCTGCTCCAAAGGCAACTAAAGCTGCTCCAAAGAAATCTGCTAAAGCAGACGACTTAAAGAAAATTGAAGGTGCTGGACCTAAAGCTGCAGAAGCTTTAGTAGGTGCAGGGTTAGATACTTTTGCAAAAGTGGCAAAAGCTGATCCAGCAAAATTGAGTGAAATCTTAACAGAAGCTAGTTCTAGATTATCTCATATCGTAACAACTACTTGGCCAAAGCAAGCTGGTTTAGCTGCAGAAGGTAAGTGGGATGAATTAAAAGAATTACAAGATAGATTAGACGGGGGTATTGAAAAATAA
- the rpmA gene encoding 50S ribosomal protein L27: MAHKKGVGSSKNGRESESKRLGVKIFGGQAAIAGNIIVRQRGTTHNPGENVYMGKDHTLHAKVDGVVEFRKKKDNRSYVSITPFEV; the protein is encoded by the coding sequence ATGGCACATAAAAAAGGTGTAGGTAGTTCGAAGAATGGTAGAGAATCAGAATCGAAACGTCTAGGTGTAAAAATATTTGGTGGACAAGCTGCAATTGCAGGGAACATTATTGTTCGTCAAAGAGGAACAACTCACAATCCAGGAGAAAACGTTTACATGGGTAAAGATCATACTTTACATGCAAAGGTTGACGGTGTTGTAGAATTCCGTAAGAAAAAAGATAACAGATCTTATGTTTCTATAACTCCTTTTGAAGTTTAA
- a CDS encoding 3-deoxy-D-manno-octulosonic acid transferase yields MKFLYNILVFKASVLLPLVVLFSKKIKLFVAGRKEIFSKIAALKNSETIWFHAASLGEFEQARPIIEEIKANYPAYKILVTFFSPSGYEIRKNYNLADVVCYLPLDSKSNAKKFIETVNPKLAVFIKYEFWPNLLNELKQKEIPTILVSGILREKQLFFKSYGGFMRDSLKAFHHFFVQDENSKKLLSSINFNNVTVAGDTRFDRVSKILEQNNSLYFINQFKDGKYTVVAGSTWQEDEALLVNYINNNASEDEKFIIAPHNIKQEAILELQKSINKKTVLYSAKADKNLSEYSVFIIDTIGILTKIYAAADLAYVGGGLKTGLHNILEPATFGIPVVIGDKYDKFKEAVDLVKIGGCISIKNQEEFTTNFINLKEDENFRKLTGVINKRYIADNLKATKLIMNYLEDKL; encoded by the coding sequence ATGAAATTTTTATACAACATACTCGTTTTCAAAGCCTCTGTTTTATTGCCGTTAGTGGTACTATTCAGTAAGAAAATAAAACTTTTTGTAGCTGGCAGAAAAGAAATCTTTTCTAAAATAGCTGCATTAAAGAATTCTGAAACTATTTGGTTTCATGCAGCTTCTTTAGGTGAATTTGAGCAAGCAAGACCTATTATAGAAGAAATAAAGGCTAATTATCCTGCTTATAAAATACTAGTTACTTTCTTTTCTCCATCTGGTTATGAAATTAGAAAGAATTACAACTTAGCAGATGTGGTTTGTTATTTGCCTTTAGATTCAAAATCGAATGCCAAAAAGTTTATTGAAACTGTAAATCCTAAATTGGCAGTTTTTATAAAGTATGAATTTTGGCCAAATCTTTTAAACGAATTAAAACAAAAAGAAATTCCTACCATTTTAGTCTCAGGTATTTTAAGAGAAAAACAACTCTTCTTTAAAAGTTATGGTGGTTTTATGAGAGATTCATTAAAAGCTTTCCATCACTTTTTTGTGCAGGATGAAAACTCTAAAAAGTTACTAAGCTCAATTAATTTTAATAATGTAACTGTTGCTGGTGATACCCGTTTTGATAGAGTTTCTAAGATTTTAGAACAAAATAACTCACTCTATTTTATCAACCAGTTTAAAGACGGTAAATATACTGTTGTTGCAGGCAGTACGTGGCAAGAAGATGAAGCGTTGTTGGTAAATTATATCAATAATAATGCATCCGAAGATGAGAAATTTATTATTGCGCCTCACAATATTAAACAAGAAGCAATTTTAGAACTACAGAAATCTATCAACAAAAAAACTGTTTTATATTCAGCTAAAGCTGATAAAAATTTATCAGAATACAGCGTTTTTATTATTGATACGATTGGTATTTTAACCAAAATATATGCAGCAGCAGATCTTGCGTATGTTGGTGGAGGTTTAAAAACAGGTTTACATAATATTTTAGAACCTGCAACTTTCGGAATTCCTGTAGTGATTGGAGATAAATACGACAAATTTAAAGAAGCCGTAGATTTGGTTAAGATAGGAGGTTGTATTTCTATTAAAAACCAAGAAGAATTTACAACGAATTTCATCAACCTAAAAGAAGATGAGAATTTTAGAAAGTTAACAGGAGTTATCAATAAAAGATATATTGCCGATAATCTTAAGGCTACAAAATTAATTATGAATTATTTAGAGGATAAACTTTAG
- a CDS encoding YeeE/YedE family protein — MNFILQPWAWYVGGPLIAISLLLYFYFGRNFGASTNFDTLCTMAGAGKVSDYFKKDWKDRDFALMFVVGLIIGGVISAKYLIPNQAVDLNPKTVQELTDLGFSNVGNQYFPDEIFGAESFLSIKGFLILLVSGIFVGFGTRYAGGCTSGHAITGLSNLELPSLLAVIGFFIGGMIATWFIIPILF; from the coding sequence ATGAATTTTATATTACAACCTTGGGCTTGGTATGTTGGAGGACCATTAATAGCAATTTCGCTGTTATTGTATTTCTATTTTGGTAGAAATTTTGGTGCTTCTACAAATTTTGACACACTTTGTACCATGGCGGGGGCAGGAAAAGTATCAGATTATTTTAAGAAAGATTGGAAAGATCGTGATTTTGCTTTGATGTTTGTAGTTGGGTTAATTATTGGTGGTGTTATTTCTGCTAAGTATTTAATTCCGAATCAAGCAGTAGATTTAAATCCTAAAACGGTGCAAGAACTTACAGATTTAGGGTTTTCGAATGTTGGGAATCAATATTTTCCTGATGAAATTTTTGGAGCAGAATCATTCTTATCAATCAAAGGGTTTTTAATTCTTTTGGTATCAGGAATCTTTGTTGGTTTCGGAACTCGTTATGCAGGCGGTTGTACTTCTGGTCATGCAATTACTGGGTTAAGTAATTTAGAATTACCGTCTTTATTAGCAGTAATTGGCTTTTTTATTGGCGGAATGATTGCCACTTGGTTTATAATTCCAATTTTATTTTAG
- a CDS encoding YeeE/YedE thiosulfate transporter family protein yields MKNIKFLLLGIFFAIVLSKSEAISWYRFYEMFKFQSFHMFGIIGGAVVISMVFMQLFKKGIIKDIKGNKIIPKPKEKGFIRTILGGTFFGLGWGISGACAAPIFVILGFKLIPALILLFGALLGAFIYGILSKKLPN; encoded by the coding sequence ATGAAAAATATCAAATTCTTACTATTAGGAATCTTTTTTGCCATTGTATTGAGTAAAAGTGAAGCCATTTCTTGGTATCGTTTTTACGAAATGTTTAAGTTTCAATCTTTTCATATGTTTGGAATTATTGGAGGAGCTGTTGTAATTTCTATGGTTTTTATGCAGTTGTTTAAAAAAGGAATTATAAAAGATATTAAAGGAAATAAAATTATACCAAAACCGAAAGAAAAAGGTTTTATAAGAACTATTTTAGGAGGAACATTTTTTGGCTTAGGTTGGGGAATATCCGGAGCCTGTGCTGCACCTATTTTTGTAATTCTTGGCTTTAAATTAATACCTGCTTTAATTTTATTATTTGGTGCACTTTTAGGTGCCTTTATTTATGGAATTTTAAGTAAAAAACTACCCAACTAA
- the moaA gene encoding GTP 3',8-cyclase MoaA produces the protein MSKLLDNFGRQMEYVRLAVTDRCNLRCQYCMPAHGIEIVPRQELLTFKEMYRLIRVLTELGVNKVRLTGGEPFVRKDFVGFLEMLSYNDLLEAINITTNGAMISKHISKIEQLEKVKNINLSIDSLHREKFAKITRRDVFPEVYKTFELLEKSSLNLKLNVVVQSGFNTDEIVDFVRLTKDKNVAVRFIEEMPFNGKGQREMKENWTFNKILNEVKTEFDVNEIQSEKSSTSRNYQIDNHVGTFGIIPAFTRTICNDCNRIRITSTGTFKNCLFDDGVFNLRDFIRKGASNDDLKELFLGLVKQKPENGFIAEANRKDGGASESMSTIGG, from the coding sequence ATGAGTAAATTACTAGACAATTTTGGTCGTCAAATGGAGTATGTACGATTAGCAGTTACAGATCGTTGTAATTTGCGTTGCCAGTATTGCATGCCTGCTCACGGAATAGAAATAGTGCCAAGACAAGAGTTATTGACCTTTAAAGAAATGTATCGCTTAATTAGAGTGTTAACAGAATTGGGGGTTAATAAAGTCCGTTTAACAGGTGGAGAACCTTTTGTACGTAAAGATTTTGTTGGGTTTTTAGAAATGTTGTCTTATAATGATCTATTAGAAGCAATTAATATAACCACCAATGGTGCAATGATTTCTAAGCATATTTCTAAAATTGAACAATTAGAAAAGGTGAAAAATATCAATTTAAGTATTGATAGTTTGCATCGAGAAAAGTTTGCAAAAATTACACGAAGAGATGTTTTTCCGGAGGTTTATAAAACGTTTGAACTCTTAGAAAAAAGTAGTTTAAATTTAAAGCTAAATGTAGTAGTGCAATCTGGTTTTAATACGGATGAAATTGTAGACTTTGTAAGATTAACAAAAGATAAAAATGTGGCTGTTCGTTTTATTGAAGAAATGCCTTTTAATGGAAAAGGGCAACGAGAAATGAAAGAAAACTGGACTTTTAATAAGATTTTAAATGAAGTAAAAACGGAGTTTGATGTAAATGAAATTCAGTCTGAAAAATCATCAACTTCTAGAAATTACCAAATAGACAATCATGTTGGTACTTTTGGAATTATTCCTGCATTTACAAGAACTATTTGTAACGATTGTAATAGAATTAGAATAACATCTACCGGAACTTTTAAAAATTGTTTGTTTGATGATGGCGTTTTTAACCTTAGAGATTTCATAAGAAAAGGCGCTTCTAATGACGATTTAAAAGAACTTTTTTTAGGTTTGGTAAAACAGAAGCCAGAAAATGGTTTTATAGCAGAAGCTAATAGAAAAGATGGTGGCGCTTCTGAAAGTATGAGTACAATTGGAGGATAG
- a CDS encoding molybdopterin molybdotransferase MoeA: protein MISVEKALETVLNSSRYFGIEEVPFIKSVGRILKENILADRDFPPFNRVSMDGITIDYTSFKNGQRAFKIEGIQAAGNEQISLNNSENCIEVMTGAVLPNNANTVIRYEDVTITNGVATITVDAINDGQNIHNKGKDGKVGDLLIEENTKISAAEIGVLATVGKSFVKVAKQPKVMIVSTGDELVGVDEIPQAHQIRRSNVFTLVSLLERLSIPSETAHITDDKPVLKSKIENYLQEYDVLLFSGAVSKGKYDFLPEVFDELAVEKLFHKITQRPGKPFFYGKTDECNVFGFPGNPISTFVNCLVYFYPWYYKSIGLEVEQETAILSTEVIFKPNLTYFLQVKLNSVLGDLIATPITGNGSGDLASLVKTDAFIQLPNDKAEFKKGEVFPVIRYR from the coding sequence ATGATTTCAGTAGAAAAAGCTTTAGAAACTGTTTTAAATTCAAGTCGATATTTTGGAATTGAAGAGGTTCCGTTTATAAAATCTGTAGGTAGAATTCTAAAAGAAAATATTCTTGCAGATAGAGATTTCCCGCCATTTAATAGAGTTTCTATGGATGGAATTACTATTGACTATACTTCATTTAAAAACGGACAAAGAGCTTTTAAAATTGAAGGAATTCAAGCTGCAGGAAACGAGCAAATTTCGTTAAATAATTCAGAGAATTGTATTGAAGTAATGACAGGGGCAGTTTTACCAAACAACGCCAACACTGTTATTAGGTACGAAGATGTTACCATAACAAATGGAGTTGCAACGATTACTGTTGATGCAATAAATGATGGACAGAATATTCATAATAAAGGAAAAGATGGTAAAGTTGGCGATTTATTAATCGAAGAAAACACCAAAATATCCGCAGCAGAAATAGGCGTGCTAGCAACTGTTGGTAAATCTTTTGTAAAAGTAGCAAAACAACCAAAAGTGATGATTGTTTCTACGGGTGATGAATTGGTTGGCGTAGATGAAATTCCGCAAGCACATCAGATTAGAAGAAGTAATGTGTTTACTTTAGTGTCTTTGTTAGAAAGACTGAGTATTCCTTCTGAAACGGCGCATATTACAGATGATAAGCCTGTTTTAAAATCGAAAATCGAAAACTATTTACAAGAATACGATGTATTACTTTTTAGCGGAGCGGTAAGTAAAGGAAAGTATGATTTTTTACCAGAAGTATTTGATGAATTAGCAGTAGAGAAACTGTTTCATAAAATTACACAACGACCAGGGAAACCTTTCTTTTATGGAAAAACAGATGAATGTAATGTCTTCGGTTTTCCTGGAAACCCGATTTCTACTTTTGTAAACTGTTTGGTATATTTTTATCCTTGGTATTATAAATCAATAGGTTTAGAAGTTGAACAAGAAACTGCAATTTTATCTACTGAAGTTATTTTTAAACCTAATTTAACGTACTTTTTACAAGTGAAATTAAATTCAGTTTTAGGAGATTTAATAGCAACCCCTATTACCGGAAATGGTTCTGGAGATTTAGCAAGTTTGGTAAAAACAGATGCTTTTATTCAGTTACCAAATGATAAAGCTGAATTTAAAAAAGGAGAAGTTTTTCCTGTAATAAGATATAGATAA
- a CDS encoding GIY-YIG nuclease family protein, which produces MKIYYVYILKCSDKTYYTGITSNLEQRVFEHQQGKHIESYTYKRRPLELVFYAEFTEVGFAIDTEKRIKKWSKAKKEALINNEYEKLPNLAKKKFR; this is translated from the coding sequence ATGAAAATCTACTATGTTTATATATTAAAATGTTCAGATAAAACGTATTATACTGGTATTACATCAAATTTAGAACAACGTGTTTTTGAACACCAACAAGGAAAACATATAGAAAGTTACACGTATAAAAGAAGACCTTTAGAGTTGGTTTTTTATGCTGAATTTACTGAAGTTGGATTTGCAATTGATACAGAAAAACGAATAAAAAAATGGTCAAAAGCTAAAAAGGAGGCTTTAATTAATAATGAATATGAAAAACTCCCTAATTTAGCAAAGAAGAAATTTAGATAA
- the moaC gene encoding cyclic pyranopterin monophosphate synthase MoaC: protein MSEFSHLNKKGNPKMVNVSDKEITKRTAIAKATMFLGKEVIAHFTNDELITKKGPVFQTAIIAGIQGVKKTSELIPMCHPLLINGVDIDINIIDIENIEVFCEVTITGKTGVEMEALTGANITCLTIYDMCKSISQEMVIKEVKLLKKTGGKSDINN from the coding sequence ATGAGTGAATTCAGTCATTTAAATAAAAAAGGAAATCCTAAAATGGTAAATGTTTCTGATAAGGAAATTACCAAAAGAACTGCCATTGCAAAAGCAACCATGTTTTTAGGAAAAGAAGTAATAGCTCATTTTACAAATGATGAGTTAATTACCAAAAAAGGACCTGTTTTTCAGACGGCAATTATTGCGGGAATACAAGGGGTTAAAAAGACATCAGAATTAATACCAATGTGCCACCCTTTATTAATTAATGGGGTTGATATTGATATTAATATTATAGATATAGAAAATATAGAAGTTTTTTGTGAAGTTACGATTACAGGTAAAACTGGAGTAGAAATGGAGGCTTTAACAGGTGCAAATATTACGTGTTTAACTATTTATGATATGTGTAAAAGCATCAGTCAAGAAATGGTGATTAAAGAAGTGAAGCTCTTAAAGAAAACTGGAGGAAAATCTGATATTAATAATTAA